The following are encoded together in the Choristoneura fumiferana chromosome 4, NRCan_CFum_1, whole genome shotgun sequence genome:
- the LOC141427105 gene encoding LOW QUALITY PROTEIN: 3-oxoacyl-[acyl-carrier-protein] reductase FabG-like (The sequence of the model RefSeq protein was modified relative to this genomic sequence to represent the inferred CDS: deleted 1 base in 1 codon), whose protein sequence is MSFTNKTVVITGGSSGIGAATAVLFAKEEANVVIIGRNETNLNKVAKDCEEYGRRPLIIKADLFKDEDVKSVITKTIQKYNRIDVLVNSAAHYHDGTILDGNLLKAYDEVMNFNVLRVIVQLTNLVIPYLTETKGNIINLSSIPMLSNIPYFVSKVALDHFTRCAALELAPVGVRVNAVNPGYVRTATLLEEVGDNADMLEEYKKLAALKKLAEPEEIAGIVMFLASDKAACITGANYVVDNGTLLK, encoded by the exons ATGAGTTTCACTAATAAAACTGTAGTTATTACAGGCGGTAGCAGTGGCATTGGTGCCGCCACAGCTGTTTTGTTTGCCAAAGAAGAAGCAAATGTAGTTATAATTGGAAGAAACGAAACAAATCTGAATAAAGTAGCCAAAGATTGCGAAGAATACGGCCGAAGACCACTTATAATCAAAGCTGATTTATTTAAAGACGAAGATGTGAAATCTGTAATAACTAAAACAATACAGAAATACAACAGAATAGATGTTTTAGTTAATAGTGCAGCTCACTACCACGATGGAACAATATTAGATGGAAATCTTCTAAAAGCTTATGATGAAGTAATGAATTTTAACGTA CTACGTGTTATCGTGCAGCTTACAAATCTCGTTATTCCATATCTTACTGAAACAAAAGGGAATATCATTAATTTATCAAGTATCCCTATGCTGAGCAACATTCCGTACTTCGTTTCAAAGGTAGCTTTGGATCATTTCACGAGGTGTGCTGCTTTGGAGCTGGCTCCAGTTGGAGTAAGAGTTAATGCTGTCAATCCAGGATATGTCAGAACTGCTACGTTGTTAGAAGAAGTTGGAGACAATGCAGATATGTTGGAGGAATATAAGAAATTGGCGGCGCTCAAGAAGTTGGCTGAGCCTGAAGAAATTGCCGGTATTGTGATGTTTTTAGCCAGTGATAAGGCTGCTTGTATAACTGGTGCTAACTATGTTGTTGATAATGgcactttattaaaataa